From the genome of Brassica oleracea var. oleracea cultivar TO1000 chromosome C4, BOL, whole genome shotgun sequence:
NNNNNNNNNNNNNNNNNNNNNNNNNNNNNNNNNNNNNNNNNNNNNNNNNNNNNNNNNNNNNNNNNNNNNNNNNNNNNNNNNNNNNNNNNNNNNNNNNNNNNNNNNNNNNNNNNNNNNNNNNNNNNNNNNNNNNNNNNNNNNNNNNNNNNNNNNNNNNNNNNNNNNNNNNNNNNNNNNNNNNNNNNNNNNNNNNNNNNNNNNNNNNNNNNNNNNNNNNNNNNNNNNNNNNNNNNNNNNNNNNNNNNNNNNNNNNNNNNNNNNNNNNNNNNNNNNNNNNNNNNNNNNNNNNNTTGAAAACAATTCAATTTTGTTATATTTTAATTTATATCACTTAAAACTTTTTTATAATTACATGATTTTAATTTTTCGCTTATCAAAATATTTTTTTTTTAAATTTAAAAAATATTTTTAAGATCAGCTACACCAGAAGACTTACTTTAAAGTCGTCCAGACGACTTCCTACATCTCAGACGACTTACTAGGGCTATATTCGTAAAAATGGCTTCTGTTTTTTTGTTTGGTCACAAGGGGCTGAGCTGTAATTTCTCAAGGCTTTTAGGTTAGTTTTGCATTTGATTCAAGTTTGAGTATAGATTTGGGGTTAAAATCAAGTTGTGTGTTAGTTTTGGCAAATTCCCCGACACTATACTATTCTAAAACGGTTTATAAAAATGGAATCAAGTAATCAAAATTTTGTAAAAATGTTTGATGCTATACAAGAAACATATTTTTTTTTAATAAAAAAATTTGTGAAACGAATTTATATGTTGCATATAGTTTTATAATGTTAAAGATTATAATATATGGGATAAATCTATTATAAATATATACTTGTTAAGAATGAGTGTACAATGATTTTTTCTTAACATTGATAGACATTTTAAAATATTTATGACTGAGTGAACCTATACAATTAGCTTTAGGCACAAGCTGTATATTTATCTATTTATCTAATTATCTAATTATTTATTATTTTACTCGAAATTTGACATGTCCCATATAAATAACAAAAATATTAAGTTTTACTTGTATTTTATTTAGTAAGTAATTAAGTATTTAAATAAAAATACTTGAAAGTTACTTAATATAATTTAGTATTTGTTTTATTTCCATTTAAAAAAAAATTAAGTTGATCAAGATCTTAAATTTAATACTTTTTAAATTATTAGTAAAAATTGGTGACATGTATACTAAAACTAGGCGCAAATACTTAGTTTAAAAAAAAAATTAACTAGTTGCTTATTTCGATATGTTACTCATTTCTGTTAAACTGAAATTTTCATTTGTATCTTATTGTTTGAAAAATTATTATTATGTAAAAGTGCAAATATATTTTTTGAATATATAAGTGGTATTAGGTATGATATCTTCTTATAAGAAAAAAAATACTATTATAATATTAAAAACAACAGGTAAATGTTTCTAAAGAGTAATATTTAGATATTTTCAACATTAATATATTTAAAGAATTTTATCTTATCTTAGATTATATAGATTAGGTTGCATATTTGAAAGATAAACAACTTCTGAATGATTAAAACACAACAAAGCAAAAAAGAAAGGAGTGAGAGTGATTGGGTTCAATTATAATGAGAAACGAATTAGAAAAAACATTACTAGGAAAAATAATTAAAATTTAAAAACGAAAAGAAAGAAAAAGCCAAAGGAAAAAAGTCGGCTTCCCTTTCGGTTTGGCCGGTTAATATCCTCCCCGCGTCTGCCCATCTGTCTTCTCTCTCTCTCCGTCTTCATCAAGCAAAGTAAAGGCTCCTCCTCCTTTTACACTCTCTCTTCTCTACACAGAAGAGACAATACAACTCTCAGCTTAACCACGTTTTGGGCAAAAACACAGATTTGACCGCCGGTAGAGGTAAGATCAAAATCCTCTCGAATTTTTCTACTGTTTAAAGGCTTCTTGGATCTTTTTCAAGTTGACCCATCTTTTGATTTCCTTATAATTTAAATTTCAGTTTTCTGATTCAATTTCGAGTAGATTTTATCTTCTGGGTAACGCATCTGATTTTGAAATTCTTCAATCTTTGATTCCCTTTTGTTTTTTTAATCCAATTTCGCTAATTAGTTGACTATTGCTGACATTATCTGGCGGGCAAAGTTTTTGGCTCTTTCTGATTGTAAGTTAGGTTTCTGGTCGCTGTAGTAAGTAATGTTTTGTTGATTGATAACTACATTTTTTTTTTAATGAATCGAGAGATTACCAACGCATTGTTCTGGTACGCCTACCTTTTGATAAACGTTACTGTGTTCTGTTAGATTTTTTTTTTTATTATATACATGAATCCTATCTACTTAACCACTTGTAAGAAGTGGTTGCTTTTTACCTGTTTTCGATTTTGGGAGGTAGTGAGATGAAAGCGCTCTTAACTTGAGATAATGAACTAGTAGTTCCCTTCCCTGTGATATTTTAACTCGTTAAATGTTTCAAGTGATAGAAGATAGTTTCTCTTTTATGTATACATATTGAGTTGGTTTGGTTTGGAACGGTTTGCAGGAGCTACAAAGGTGTGAGGAGGATCTGTGTATTTGAAGAAGAAGATGCGCAGGTGGATCTGTTGTGGGCGTGTATCAGGAGGAGATTCAGGTTTATCAAATGATGAGCAACATCTCAAAACTCAATGGCAACAACAACAACAACCTGATGGTATCTTCTCTTTTACTTTTGTCTATGTATAGTAGTGCTATTGTTTGTGTGCTAGAATAAGCTTTGGCTTTAAGGCTTTGTAAGGATTAGGAGTTGATTGTAATACGTTTGGTTGCTCGTCACACACATGCAGCAGCAAATCAAAAGCTAAGACCACAACCTGCTGCAAAACCTGACGCGCCCAAGGAAGCTCTCCCTATTGAAGTCCCTCCCTTGTCTGTGGAAGAGGTTAAAGAGAAGACGGACAATTTTGGATCGAAGTCACTGATTGGTGAGGGATCTTATGGAAGGGTCTATTACGCAACGCTTAACGATGGTAAAGCAGTGGCTTTGAAGAAACTCGACGTTGCCCCTGAAGCTGAAACAAACGCTGAGTTCTTGAGTCAGGTTACAACTCTTTCTTTAAAGCCCCTTTGCCTCCTTTGTCTTTACATCTTATTGGTTGCTTCTCCTTAGGTTTCTATGGTTTCGAGACTGAAGCATGATAACCTCATCCAACTAGTCGGCTACTGCGTCGACGAGGACCTCCGTGTTCTTGCTTACGAGTTCGCAACGATGGGATCGCTCCACGACGTTCTACACGGTAGGAAAGGAGTTCAAGGCGCGCAGCCAGGTCCGACGCTCGACTGGATAACGAGGGTGAAGATAGCCGTCGAGGCGGCTAGGGGTTTAGAGTACCTTCACGAGAAGGTTCAGCCTCCTGTGATACACAGAGACGTGAGATCCAGCAACGTGCTTCTCTTTGAAGACTATCAAGCCAGAATCGCTGATTTCA
Proteins encoded in this window:
- the LOC106342960 gene encoding PTI1-like tyrosine-protein kinase 2 isoform X1 is translated as MRRWICCGRVSGGDSGLSNDEQHLKTQWQQQQQPDAANQKLRPQPAAKPDAPKEALPIEVPPLSVEEVKEKTDNFGSKSLIGEGSYGRVYYATLNDGKAVALKKLDVAPEAETNAEFLSQVSMVSRLKHDNLIQLVGYCVDEDLRVLAYEFATMGSLHDVLHGRKGVQGAQPGPTLDWITRVKIAVEAARGLEYLHEKVQPPVIHRDVRSSNVLLFEDYQARIADFNLSNQAPDNAARLHSTRVLGTFGYHAPEYAMTGQLTQKSDVYSFGVVLLELLTGRKPVDHTMPRGQQSLVTWATPRLSEDKVKQCVDPKLKGEYPPKSVAKLAAVAALCVQYESEFRPNMSIVVKALQPLLKPPAPAAPTPES
- the LOC106342960 gene encoding PTI1-like tyrosine-protein kinase 2 isoform X2 encodes the protein MRRWICCGRVSGGDSGLSNDEQHLKTQWQQQQQPDANQKLRPQPAAKPDAPKEALPIEVPPLSVEEVKEKTDNFGSKSLIGEGSYGRVYYATLNDGKAVALKKLDVAPEAETNAEFLSQVSMVSRLKHDNLIQLVGYCVDEDLRVLAYEFATMGSLHDVLHGRKGVQGAQPGPTLDWITRVKIAVEAARGLEYLHEKVQPPVIHRDVRSSNVLLFEDYQARIADFNLSNQAPDNAARLHSTRVLGTFGYHAPEYAMTGQLTQKSDVYSFGVVLLELLTGRKPVDHTMPRGQQSLVTWATPRLSEDKVKQCVDPKLKGEYPPKSVAKLAAVAALCVQYESEFRPNMSIVVKALQPLLKPPAPAAPTPES